The proteins below are encoded in one region of Clostridium estertheticum:
- a CDS encoding PilW family protein: protein MIKKGFTLVEIIIVMALVFLMIGVVDGMFISYVKNYKISVVQNNGFNYLSEAIATIEKEVNYLARDVITEENVIKINNTNGNDIKYIKCINSKLYVLYGTMYKSLNDSSSKALIVDNVKEFVAIKSGKNIYIKIIWCNGQSIERCLVIENAN from the coding sequence ATGATTAAAAAAGGATTTACACTTGTAGAAATAATAATTGTTATGGCTTTGGTATTTTTAATGATTGGAGTAGTAGATGGTATGTTTATCTCTTATGTAAAAAATTACAAAATTAGTGTAGTACAAAATAATGGGTTTAATTATTTAAGTGAAGCAATAGCAACAATAGAAAAAGAGGTGAATTATCTGGCAAGGGATGTAATAACTGAGGAAAATGTTATCAAAATTAATAATACGAATGGAAATGATATAAAGTATATAAAATGTATCAATAGTAAGCTATATGTTTTATATGGCACAATGTATAAATCTCTTAATGATAGTTCTAGTAAGGCCTTAATTGTAGATAATGTAAAAGAGTTTGTAGCTATAAAATCTGGAAAAAACATTTATATTAAAATAATTTGGTGCAATGGCCAAAGTATTGAGAGGTGTTTGGTTATAGAAAATGCAAACTAA
- the efp gene encoding elongation factor P has product MISAGDIRKGTTFDEGGQVYTVIDFLHVKPGKGAAFVRTKLRNVINSGVTEKTFNPTTKLQEAVIERKEMQYLYAADGLYYFMDQETFEQIPLNYEKVEDAIKYLKENMFAIIKFYKDEAFSVEAPNFVELLITSTEPGVKGNTSSSVTKPATVETGAIIQVPMFVNEGETIRIDTRNGDYMLRV; this is encoded by the coding sequence ATGATTTCAGCAGGCGATATAAGAAAAGGAACAACATTTGATGAAGGTGGACAAGTTTACACAGTTATAGATTTTTTACATGTAAAACCGGGTAAGGGAGCTGCATTTGTTAGAACTAAGTTAAGAAACGTTATAAACTCAGGGGTTACAGAAAAAACATTTAATCCTACTACAAAATTACAAGAGGCAGTTATAGAAAGAAAAGAAATGCAATATTTGTATGCAGCTGACGGACTATACTACTTCATGGATCAAGAAACTTTTGAACAAATACCACTTAACTACGAAAAAGTTGAAGATGCAATAAAATACTTAAAAGAAAATATGTTTGCTATAATAAAATTTTATAAGGATGAGGCTTTCTCAGTGGAAGCTCCAAACTTTGTAGAATTACTTATAACTAGTACTGAACCAGGTGTTAAAGGTAATACATCTTCTAGTGTAACAAAACCAGCTACTGTAGAAACAGGAGCAATCATTCAAGTGCCAATGTTCGTCAATGAGGGTGAAACTATAAGAATAGATACTAGAAATGGAGATTACATGTTAAGAGTTTAA
- a CDS encoding pilus assembly FimT family protein: MSGKFMRRGFTLIEMILVLSIMGIIGGTSVVSVRYYNTIKNKVDADYACNAIVSFINNSKMYCRENSCSGIITFDVLRNEIKLHDGRSEINKLSLSNKIKLYEVIGRRSDNDIVSDDKGYSNDSCTIILKDNNLIEHRITMRVGTAYVKIIK; this comes from the coding sequence ATGAGTGGGAAATTTATGCGTAGAGGGTTCACATTGATTGAGATGATTTTAGTATTGTCTATTATGGGTATAATTGGCGGAACTAGCGTTGTATCTGTTAGATATTACAATACAATAAAAAATAAAGTAGATGCAGATTATGCTTGCAACGCTATAGTAAGTTTTATTAATAATTCGAAAATGTATTGTAGGGAAAACTCTTGCAGTGGAATTATAACTTTTGATGTACTAAGGAATGAAATAAAGTTACACGATGGTAGGTCAGAGATTAACAAATTATCATTATCTAATAAAATAAAATTATATGAGGTTATAGGGAGGAGAAGTGATAATGATATTGTAAGTGACGACAAGGGTTATAGTAATGACTCGTGTACAATAATTTTAAAAGACAACAATTTAATAGAACATAGAATAACAATGAGGGTAGGTACAGCATATGTCAAAATCATTAAGTAA
- a CDS encoding GspE/PulE family protein codes for MIQISSILRQDPDFIMIGEIRDEETAKIAVRASITGHLVLSTLHTNGAMATVSRLIDMGIPSYLVADSLVVVLAQRLVRKLCPYCKLEYKVMNEEFEHLGFKRGQKTYSSVGCNKCYETGYKGRTVIYELLEMDSNHRSIIVRNGISDELWKYCNENKSSSLKDSCKTLVLNGITSIEEFVSATYSYNFK; via the coding sequence TTGATTCAGATAAGTAGCATTTTAAGGCAGGATCCTGACTTCATAATGATTGGGGAGATAAGAGATGAGGAGACAGCGAAGATAGCCGTTAGGGCTTCAATAACTGGACATCTAGTATTGTCGACACTTCATACAAATGGTGCGATGGCAACCGTATCAAGGTTAATAGACATGGGTATTCCATCATATTTAGTTGCGGATTCATTAGTTGTAGTATTAGCTCAGAGGTTGGTGAGAAAGTTATGTCCTTATTGTAAGTTGGAATATAAAGTTATGAATGAGGAATTTGAACATCTAGGATTTAAGAGAGGTCAAAAAACATATAGTTCAGTAGGATGCAATAAGTGTTATGAAACTGGATATAAAGGGAGAACTGTAATATATGAGTTGCTAGAAATGGATAGTAATCATAGATCAATTATAGTAAGAAATGGGATAAGCGATGAGCTTTGGAAATATTGCAATGAAAATAAGTCGAGTTCACTTAAGGATAGTTGTAAAACGTTAGTGCTTAATGGAATAACATCAATAGAGGAATTTGTAAGTGCTACTTACAGCTATAATTTTAAATAA
- a CDS encoding type II secretion system protein: MSKSLSKKGFTLIEVLCSLGVFSIIFICMMSFDKASINMKKDVKNINNDVLIMEAIKNNIIYSMTFKELEQLETSKNLFVNKENMNFDKIKTNVIQVFSDHTSTQNPYIELRLIKDELNVYKLNLLLHSGKKDIEDLQCNFYKGNHE; the protein is encoded by the coding sequence ATGTCAAAATCATTAAGTAAAAAGGGATTTACATTAATTGAGGTATTATGCAGCCTTGGTGTATTTTCCATCATTTTCATTTGTATGATGTCATTTGATAAAGCTTCCATTAACATGAAAAAAGATGTTAAAAATATTAATAACGACGTGCTTATAATGGAAGCTATAAAAAACAATATTATATACTCAATGACATTCAAGGAATTAGAACAGTTAGAAACAAGTAAAAATTTATTTGTGAATAAAGAAAATATGAATTTTGACAAAATTAAAACTAATGTTATACAGGTATTTTCGGATCATACGTCCACTCAGAATCCATATATAGAGTTAAGATTAATAAAAGATGAATTAAATGTTTATAAATTGAACCTTTTGTTACATTCTGGTAAAAAAGATATAGAGGATCTACAGTGTAATTTCTATAAAGGTAATCATGAATGA
- a CDS encoding type II secretion system F family protein — MRYKYVAKTSSGVLIKGSAQSDSIEELALRLREKKVYLMKIRSVKIIGEISSKPSLKTISMFCKQFSLCIKAGISICDILNLLNEQMTHKSIKKSLIDICENVQKGNSLHESMKKTINVYPKFMINMIYLGEESGRLDIILEELAEYYEKEHKLLKRFTNSMIYPFTVFVTLMIVSMFLMIKVIPVFITNLNSLDAEIPLITQIVLGTSSFLKHNLLLILLAISSVGFILLEYFKTERGKIIFGKFLFMCPILGPVYRKIIYTRFSRGLNILLSSGVGLIRSFEIINDVIEDSYFKLKLKIVFNGIEKGEDLSSSINAMNLFPQFFVAMIKIGEETGTLDGMFLTAADIFYEDAQENVDKATVLLEPILIMFLGLMIGIIILAAMLPMLNVMDSAGKL; from the coding sequence ATGAGATATAAATACGTGGCTAAAACATCAAGTGGAGTTTTAATAAAGGGAAGTGCGCAAAGTGATAGTATTGAAGAATTAGCTTTAAGATTACGTGAAAAAAAAGTATATTTAATGAAAATTAGAAGTGTAAAAATTATAGGTGAAATTTCGAGTAAACCTAGTTTGAAAACAATATCAATGTTTTGCAAACAATTTTCTTTATGTATTAAAGCTGGTATTTCAATATGTGACATTCTTAATTTACTTAATGAGCAAATGACGCATAAGTCCATAAAAAAGAGTCTAATAGATATTTGCGAAAATGTACAAAAGGGTAATTCACTCCATGAAAGTATGAAAAAAACTATAAATGTATATCCGAAATTTATGATAAATATGATTTATTTGGGTGAGGAGAGCGGTAGACTAGATATAATTTTAGAAGAATTAGCTGAGTACTATGAAAAAGAGCATAAGTTGTTAAAAAGATTTACTAATTCTATGATTTATCCATTTACGGTGTTCGTAACATTAATGATTGTATCTATGTTTTTGATGATAAAGGTAATTCCAGTATTTATTACAAATCTTAATTCTCTTGATGCAGAAATCCCACTAATAACGCAAATAGTTCTAGGAACAAGTAGTTTTCTTAAACACAATTTATTATTGATTTTACTTGCAATTTCAAGTGTAGGTTTTATTTTATTAGAATATTTTAAGACTGAAAGAGGAAAGATTATTTTTGGCAAATTTCTATTTATGTGCCCAATATTAGGACCGGTGTATAGGAAAATTATATACACAAGGTTTTCTAGAGGACTTAATATATTACTAAGTAGTGGAGTTGGGTTAATTAGATCATTTGAAATAATCAATGATGTTATAGAGGATAGTTATTTTAAGCTAAAGCTTAAAATAGTTTTTAATGGTATAGAAAAAGGGGAAGATTTATCAAGCTCAATAAATGCAATGAACTTATTTCCACAATTTTTTGTTGCTATGATAAAAATTGGTGAGGAAACTGGCACTTTAGATGGAATGTTTTTAACTGCCGCAGATATATTTTATGAGGATGCTCAGGAGAATGTAGATAAGGCGACAGTATTACTAGAGCCAATTTTAATAATGTTTTTGGGGCTTATGATTGGAATAATCATATTAGCAGCTATGCTGCCTATGTTAAATGTTATGGACTCTGCGGGCAAGTTGTAA